Proteins encoded by one window of Gammaproteobacteria bacterium:
- a CDS encoding HopJ type III effector protein, translating to MSIQELLTRLKQHPETIEFNDVIAVINAHYDYTPTRFTNGVGGDAVINEAGKNEGSCRIFAFAQLNKLNECETLACYGKFYREDVLRNPNGDDHANIRTFMRHGSKGIHFEDNALTAK from the coding sequence ATGTCGATTCAAGAACTTCTCACCAGACTCAAACAACATCCCGAGACTATTGAATTCAATGATGTGATCGCCGTTATCAATGCGCATTACGATTACACCCCCACCCGCTTTACCAATGGCGTGGGTGGCGATGCGGTAATCAATGAGGCCGGCAAAAACGAAGGCTCGTGCCGGATCTTTGCCTTTGCCCAGTTAAACAAGCTGAATGAATGCGAAACACTGGCCTGCTATGGGAAATTTTATCGGGAAGATGTCTTGAGGAATCCTAACGGCGATGACCATGCGAACATTCGTACCTTCATGCGCCATGGCTCGAAGGGGATTCATTTTGAGGACAACGCATTAACCGCCAAATGA
- a CDS encoding outer membrane lipoprotein-sorting protein yields MERVTAKRAISTLLLGMLVLVASAVAAELTGTEIMQRAYESNRIDDQIATLTFTFIDADHAEKKVVYTMAWKNSRGQDGYDNKAMFFTEDPPDRKGIAYLGWLRPLGSSAQDDEWIYLPEMRMVRRIAKRGPHYTHDDEEFGHSLLERDHLQPRPVELDDHQLLKIEVVNGVNYYVVESRPKQQGFAYPYRKVISWVEQETLRPMQVHYFDMEDSPALDISFEWIQIDGKWIWKRVTAIEPTLHAKTILEISDVKINSGLSDSMFTSRLLMRGFVRP; encoded by the coding sequence ATGGAACGCGTCACTGCAAAGCGCGCTATTTCTACTCTCTTATTGGGTATGCTTGTATTGGTTGCCAGTGCCGTCGCAGCCGAACTGACCGGCACCGAAATCATGCAGCGTGCATACGAATCAAATCGTATTGATGATCAAATCGCAACACTGACCTTTACGTTTATCGATGCCGACCATGCCGAAAAAAAGGTTGTGTATACCATGGCGTGGAAAAATAGCCGCGGCCAGGATGGCTACGACAATAAGGCCATGTTCTTTACCGAAGATCCGCCTGACAGGAAAGGCATTGCGTATTTAGGCTGGCTGCGTCCGCTCGGCAGCTCAGCGCAGGATGACGAATGGATTTATTTACCTGAAATGCGCATGGTGCGGCGCATTGCCAAGCGGGGGCCGCATTATACCCATGATGATGAAGAGTTTGGCCATTCATTGCTTGAACGTGATCATTTGCAACCAAGGCCTGTTGAGCTTGACGATCATCAGCTATTGAAGATCGAAGTCGTAAATGGCGTTAACTACTACGTGGTTGAGAGCCGGCCAAAACAACAAGGGTTTGCTTATCCCTACCGCAAAGTGATTTCCTGGGTTGAACAGGAAACACTACGTCCGATGCAAGTGCATTACTTTGATATGGAGGATAGTCCAGCCCTGGATATTAGTTTCGAGTGGATTCAGATTGACGGCAAGTGGATCTGGAAACGAGTGACTGCCATTGAGCCCACTCTTCATGCCAAGACAATCTTGGAAATCAGTGACGTTAAGATCAATTCAGGGCTGAGCGACAGCATGTTTACATCCCGTCTCCTAATGCGCGGATTTGTGCGGCCTTAA
- a CDS encoding DUF493 domain-containing protein: MQQRPDTLLEFPCEFPIKAMGLASADFDALVVSLIRQYVTDLSEAAVQTKASTNGKYLSVTVTFTARSREQLDAIYLALTAHERILMVF; the protein is encoded by the coding sequence ATGCAACAACGCCCCGATACCCTGTTAGAGTTTCCCTGCGAATTCCCCATCAAGGCCATGGGGCTGGCCAGCGCCGATTTTGATGCCCTGGTCGTGAGCCTGATTCGACAGTATGTTACGGATTTAAGCGAAGCGGCCGTACAGACTAAAGCCTCCACCAACGGCAAATATCTTTCCGTGACCGTGACCTTTACCGCGCGCAGCCGCGAACAGCTGGATGCGATTTATCTAGCCCTCACTGCACACGAACGCATTCTCATGGTCTTTTAA
- a CDS encoding YkgJ family cysteine cluster protein, with protein sequence MSRKPSTNKPGVQRRRLEQLASEFQKQYVIPHCASCSRPCCMLTDVVLEFEWPHFVSIYNIAASQREFDKTLRDGSGPQYVRKMDGIYYTHGSPCPGYDQQAKTCKLYGSDLKPENCSDFPVYRDGDVLIADTRCEAVDITDLLRYLRQALPDFEMRNVPDEEFPVINRISFRTKR encoded by the coding sequence ATGTCCCGTAAACCATCCACCAACAAGCCAGGCGTTCAACGCCGGCGTTTGGAACAGCTGGCCAGTGAATTCCAGAAGCAGTATGTCATTCCCCATTGTGCGTCGTGCTCACGACCGTGCTGCATGTTGACCGATGTGGTGCTCGAATTTGAATGGCCACATTTTGTGTCGATTTATAATATTGCTGCGTCGCAGCGCGAATTTGACAAGACATTGCGTGATGGCAGTGGTCCGCAATATGTGCGCAAGATGGATGGCATCTACTATACGCACGGCTCACCATGTCCTGGTTATGATCAGCAGGCAAAAACATGCAAGCTGTATGGCAGTGATCTCAAGCCTGAGAATTGCAGTGATTTTCCGGTGTATCGTGATGGCGATGTTTTAATTGCCGATACGCGCTGTGAAGCGGTGGATATCACCGATTTGTTGCGCTATTTACGACAAGCGCTACCAGATTTTGAAATGCGCAATGTGCCTGATGAAGAGTTTCCGGTGATTAACCGAATTAGCTTTCGCACCAAACGGTAA
- the dat gene encoding D-amino-acid transaminase has protein sequence MNPADRIVYLNGEFLPQSKAMVPALDRGFVFGDGVYEVIPVYGGRLFRLNEHLARLQNSLDGIRIPNPLTITEWTHLLQTLVERNNGGNLSVYFQVTRGVAPRDHAFPANTPATIYAMANPLSPVPQNILENGISTITVEDIRWRYCHIKAITLLPNVLLRQQAIDAGAQEAILVRDGVVTEGAASNLFIVKDNVVKTPPKGPFLLPGITRDLILELAAANNIEHAECPLTTHDLASADEVWMTSSTKEILPVTRVDDLQVGNGRPGPMWARMLALYQDYKNEVAAGRAH, from the coding sequence ATGAATCCTGCCGATCGAATTGTTTATCTCAATGGCGAGTTCCTGCCACAGTCGAAAGCCATGGTCCCCGCACTGGACCGTGGCTTTGTCTTTGGCGATGGCGTGTATGAAGTCATTCCCGTCTATGGCGGACGTTTGTTTCGCCTGAATGAGCATCTCGCACGCCTGCAAAACAGTCTCGACGGCATTCGCATTCCGAATCCACTCACCATCACCGAGTGGACACACCTGCTGCAAACGCTGGTCGAACGTAACAACGGCGGCAATTTATCGGTCTACTTTCAGGTGACACGCGGTGTCGCACCCCGCGATCACGCCTTCCCGGCCAACACCCCGGCCACGATCTATGCCATGGCCAACCCGCTGTCGCCGGTGCCACAAAATATTCTTGAAAACGGCATCAGCACCATCACCGTGGAAGATATCCGCTGGCGTTATTGTCACATCAAGGCCATCACGCTGTTGCCCAATGTATTACTGCGACAACAGGCCATCGACGCCGGCGCCCAGGAAGCGATCCTGGTACGTGACGGCGTAGTGACCGAAGGTGCGGCCAGCAATCTGTTCATCGTCAAAGATAATGTGGTGAAAACGCCGCCCAAGGGCCCCTTTCTGTTGCCCGGTATCACCCGCGATCTGATCCTGGAGCTGGCCGCCGCCAACAACATCGAACATGCTGAATGCCCATTAACAACGCATGATCTTGCGAGCGCCGACGAAGTGTGGATGACCAGCTCGACCAAGGAAATCCTGCCTGTTACGCGCGTTGATGATCTGCAGGTGGGCAATGGCCGCCCCGGCCCGATGTGGGCACGCATGCTGGCGCTGTATCAAGACTACAAAAATGAAGTTGCCGCCGGTCGCGCGCATTAA
- the lipB gene encoding lipoyl(octanoyl) transferase LipB, which yields MTSNTLLIRQLGFSDYEPVWRAMQSFTDKRDAATTDELWLVEHPPVFTLGLNAKREHLLAPGKIPIINIDRGGQVTYHGPGQLVVYLLLDLRRRNLGIRPLVEHIEQALINLLADYQIESHARRDAPGVYVDEKKIAALGLRVRRGCSYHGLALNVNMDLEPFQRINPCGYQGLEVTQLSDLSGPNAIDDISQPLCQLLAQRLGYTDTNFSIATGDN from the coding sequence GTGACCAGCAATACACTTCTTATTCGCCAACTTGGATTTTCCGATTACGAACCCGTCTGGCGAGCGATGCAGTCGTTCACCGACAAGCGCGATGCCGCAACAACCGATGAACTGTGGCTGGTGGAACATCCGCCCGTATTCACCCTGGGTCTCAACGCCAAGCGCGAACACCTGCTTGCCCCCGGCAAGATCCCCATTATCAACATTGATCGTGGCGGCCAAGTCACTTATCACGGCCCCGGCCAACTGGTGGTGTATTTATTATTGGATCTGCGGCGCCGTAATCTCGGCATCCGGCCGCTGGTGGAACATATCGAACAAGCGCTGATCAATTTGCTGGCCGATTATCAAATCGAATCCCATGCCCGCCGCGATGCACCTGGCGTGTATGTCGACGAAAAGAAAATTGCCGCCCTCGGCCTGCGCGTGCGCCGCGGCTGTAGTTATCATGGCCTTGCACTGAATGTGAACATGGATCTTGAGCCCTTCCAACGCATTAATCCCTGTGGTTATCAAGGACTGGAAGTGACGCAACTTAGCGATCTTAGCGGGCCCAATGCCATCGACGACATAAGCCAGCCCCTATGCCAGCTGCTGGCGCAACGGCTTGGTTACACTGATACTAATTTTTCGATCGCAACTGGCGATAACTAA
- a CDS encoding dihydrofolate reductase family protein: protein MRKLIASTFTSLDGVMQAPGGPTEDPTGNFTLGGWLFAFGDAGMDLSASGFDGKDRELVLGRKTYEIFEAYWPYQPEDDPIARTLTAAKKHVASRTLKSLQWNNSSVLGGDIVSAITALKVQPGHDLQIIGSGNLIQTLHAASLIDEYNVWTYPVVLGRGKRLFGNGARPCALRLVASKVSTTGVVMSTYVPAGDIQLGSLSQAEPSAKELTRRAKMATDAT, encoded by the coding sequence ATGAGGAAACTCATTGCGTCCACATTTACATCACTGGACGGTGTCATGCAGGCACCAGGAGGACCGACCGAAGATCCAACCGGAAATTTCACGTTAGGTGGTTGGTTGTTCGCTTTCGGGGACGCAGGGATGGATCTTTCTGCGTCAGGTTTCGATGGTAAAGATCGAGAGCTTGTACTCGGTCGTAAAACCTACGAAATATTCGAGGCATATTGGCCTTACCAACCAGAGGATGACCCGATTGCGAGGACGCTCACTGCGGCAAAAAAGCATGTGGCGTCCCGCACTTTGAAGTCATTGCAATGGAACAATTCGTCGGTACTTGGCGGTGACATCGTTTCAGCCATAACCGCGCTCAAAGTTCAGCCCGGACACGACCTTCAAATCATCGGCAGCGGCAATCTGATTCAGACGCTACACGCCGCATCGCTCATTGACGAATACAACGTATGGACGTACCCGGTAGTTCTTGGCCGTGGAAAGCGATTGTTTGGAAATGGTGCAAGGCCATGTGCACTGCGGCTCGTGGCTTCGAAGGTTTCAACAACTGGCGTTGTGATGAGCACCTATGTTCCAGCTGGAGATATTCAGCTTGGCTCGCTTAGCCAGGCCGAGCCAAGCGCGAAAGAATTGACCCGGCGCGCCAAGATGGCTACAGATGCGACGTGA
- a CDS encoding RNA-binding transcriptional accessory protein encodes MLSIEQRIAGELGVREAQVIATVQLLDEGATVPFVARYRKEVTGGLDDTQLRTLHERLGYLRELEERRATVLKSIEEQGKLTPTLKADILTADTKTRLEDLYRPYMPKRRTKAQIAREAGLEPLADALLNDPTLDPQASAASYIDADKGVADATAALDGARQILMERFAEDAELVGRLRNYAWEHGKLYSSVVSGKEQEGAKFSDYFDKREPIKNVPSHRALAMFRGRTEGILNMTLEIDAPEAQSSVGEVMIAERFGIQDKGRAADRWLAETVRWTWRVKLSMHIDMELKRQLREQGETEAISVFARNLKDLLLAAPAGPRATMGLDPGLRTGVKVAVVDNTGKVLDTTAIYPHAPKNMWDQSIHMLALLAKKHNVDLISIGNGTASRETDKLAADLMKLHPELKLTKIMVSEAGASVYSASELAAREFPDLDVTLRGAVSIARRLQDPLAELVKIDPKSIGVGQYQHDVNQTQLARSLEAVVEDCVNAVGVDVNTASVALLARIAGLNSTLAQNIVDYRSQNGAFSDRQQLLKVSRLGPKAFEQAAGFLRIMNGKNPLDASAVHPEAYPVVQRIAEQSNRDLRGLIGDSSFLKKLDPKKFTDEKFGEPTVRDILNELDKPGRDPRPEFTTATFKEGIEDLKDLKPGMMLEGVVTNVTNFGAFVDIGVHQDGLVHISEIADKFVKDPHEVVKAGDVVKVRVMEVDLQRRRVGLSMKKEVSEPRAESLGGARPAGKPVPKQVKPATAPESAMAAAFAKLKR; translated from the coding sequence ATGCTCAGCATTGAACAACGGATCGCCGGAGAACTCGGCGTGCGCGAAGCCCAGGTGATTGCCACAGTCCAGCTGCTGGACGAGGGTGCGACCGTCCCGTTCGTCGCCCGTTATCGCAAGGAAGTCACCGGCGGCCTGGATGACACCCAGCTCCGTACCCTGCATGAACGCCTGGGTTACCTGCGGGAGCTGGAAGAGCGCCGCGCTACCGTGCTCAAATCGATCGAGGAACAGGGCAAGCTGACCCCCACCCTCAAGGCCGACATCCTGACCGCCGACACCAAGACTCGGCTCGAAGACCTGTACCGGCCCTACATGCCTAAGCGCCGCACCAAGGCTCAGATCGCGCGCGAGGCCGGACTGGAGCCGCTGGCCGATGCCCTGCTTAATGATCCGACGCTGGACCCGCAGGCCAGCGCTGCCAGCTATATCGATGCCGATAAAGGCGTGGCCGATGCCACCGCAGCGCTCGATGGCGCACGCCAAATTCTGATGGAGCGTTTCGCCGAAGACGCCGAACTCGTCGGCCGCCTGCGCAACTACGCCTGGGAACACGGCAAATTGTATTCCAGTGTTGTTTCGGGCAAGGAACAAGAAGGCGCGAAATTTTCCGATTATTTCGACAAGCGCGAACCGATCAAAAACGTTCCCTCGCACCGCGCACTGGCCATGTTCCGCGGCCGCACTGAGGGCATATTAAATATGACCCTGGAAATTGATGCGCCGGAAGCACAAAGCAGTGTCGGCGAAGTAATGATCGCCGAACGTTTTGGCATTCAGGACAAAGGTCGCGCTGCCGATCGCTGGCTGGCAGAAACCGTACGCTGGACCTGGCGCGTGAAACTTTCCATGCACATCGACATGGAACTCAAGCGCCAATTGCGCGAGCAGGGCGAGACTGAAGCGATCAGCGTCTTTGCTCGTAACCTGAAAGATTTGTTGCTCGCCGCACCTGCTGGCCCGCGTGCGACGATGGGCCTCGATCCTGGCTTGCGTACCGGCGTTAAAGTCGCCGTTGTCGACAACACCGGCAAGGTGCTCGACACGACAGCGATCTACCCGCACGCGCCGAAAAACATGTGGGATCAATCGATCCACATGCTGGCCTTGCTGGCGAAAAAACATAATGTCGATCTGATCAGCATCGGCAACGGCACCGCCTCGCGCGAGACCGACAAACTCGCGGCTGATTTAATGAAACTGCATCCGGAACTGAAACTGACCAAGATCATGGTCTCCGAAGCGGGTGCTTCTGTTTATTCCGCCTCTGAGCTCGCAGCACGTGAATTTCCGGATCTCGATGTTACGCTGCGCGGCGCCGTTTCCATCGCCCGCCGTCTGCAAGACCCGCTGGCAGAACTGGTGAAGATCGATCCAAAATCCATCGGCGTCGGCCAATATCAACATGACGTCAATCAAACACAGCTCGCACGCTCACTGGAAGCCGTAGTTGAAGATTGCGTCAATGCGGTGGGCGTTGATGTGAATACTGCATCTGTTGCGCTGCTGGCGCGCATCGCCGGACTTAACAGCACCTTGGCGCAGAACATCGTCGATTATCGCAGCCAAAACGGTGCCTTCAGCGATCGCCAGCAATTACTCAAAGTGTCACGCCTCGGCCCCAAGGCCTTCGAACAAGCCGCCGGTTTCTTGCGCATCATGAACGGCAAAAATCCGCTCGATGCTTCCGCTGTGCATCCGGAAGCGTATCCCGTCGTGCAACGCATCGCCGAGCAATCGAACCGCGATCTGCGCGGGCTGATCGGCGACAGCAGCTTTTTGAAAAAACTCGATCCGAAAAAATTCACCGATGAAAAATTCGGCGAACCGACGGTGCGCGACATCCTCAACGAACTCGACAAACCGGGCCGCGACCCGCGCCCCGAATTCACCACCGCCACCTTCAAGGAAGGCATCGAAGATCTCAAGGATCTCAAACCCGGCATGATGCTCGAAGGCGTCGTCACCAACGTCACCAACTTCGGCGCCTTTGTCGATATCGGTGTGCATCAGGATGGTTTAGTACACATCTCCGAAATCGCCGACAAATTCGTCAAAGACCCGCACGAAGTAGTTAAAGCGGGTGACGTAGTCAAAGTACGCGTGATGGAAGTTGATCTGCAACGGCGGCGAGTCGGTTTAAGCATGAAAAAAGAAGTCAGCGAACCACGCGCCGAATCTTTGGGCGGAGCCCGCCCTGCGGGTAAACCAGTGCCCAAACAGGTGAAGCCCGCTACTGCGCCGGAGTCGGCGATGGCAGCGGCATTTGCGAAGTTGAAACGTTGA
- a CDS encoding DUF4325 domain-containing protein: MYSPLAKTQKATAVRLFLLEAIKSGRLDYLQSATALFGISRQAVHGHLSHLVKHRYLSAEGSTRARKYSLGPHRWHTATYDIRAIDESTAYRRDFYFVFNGLPKNIEDICHYGFTEIFNNAIDHSEGSTITVNAERTESQVSIMIADDGEGIFLRIARLLHLPDPRESLLELSKGKLTTDPVNHTGEGIFFTSRAFDTFFILSGDLAFTHDDHHDQDYLLHKEKLTKGTEVIMEISTGSEKNLKTIFDEFSSGPDDYHFDKTIVPVRLALYEGEQLVSRSEAKRILSRVERFKRVVLDFEGVDSIGQAFADEVFRVFKNAHADIELTHINANTEVLKIIRRAASNT; the protein is encoded by the coding sequence ATGTACTCACCTTTAGCTAAAACCCAAAAAGCGACGGCTGTACGCCTGTTTTTGTTGGAAGCCATCAAGTCCGGACGGCTGGATTATCTTCAGTCCGCGACCGCCCTGTTTGGCATCAGCCGTCAGGCCGTGCATGGCCACCTTAGCCATCTGGTCAAACACCGCTATCTGAGCGCCGAGGGCAGCACTCGTGCCCGCAAGTACTCGCTTGGCCCACATCGCTGGCACACCGCAACTTACGATATTCGCGCCATCGATGAATCCACCGCCTACCGCCGTGACTTTTATTTTGTATTCAATGGCCTGCCAAAAAATATCGAGGACATCTGTCATTATGGTTTCACGGAGATATTCAACAACGCCATCGACCACTCCGAAGGCAGCACAATCACCGTCAACGCCGAGCGCACAGAATCCCAGGTTTCCATCATGATCGCGGACGACGGCGAAGGGATATTTCTCCGCATCGCCAGATTGTTACATCTTCCCGACCCTCGCGAGTCACTGCTGGAGCTGAGCAAGGGCAAGCTGACCACCGATCCTGTCAATCACACCGGCGAAGGCATCTTCTTTACCTCAAGAGCCTTCGACACTTTCTTTATTCTCTCGGGTGATTTGGCATTTACCCATGATGATCACCACGACCAAGATTATCTGTTGCACAAAGAAAAATTGACGAAGGGCACCGAAGTTATTATGGAGATATCCACAGGCAGCGAAAAGAACCTGAAAACAATATTTGATGAATTCAGCAGTGGCCCTGATGACTATCATTTCGATAAAACAATCGTACCGGTGAGACTCGCTCTTTACGAGGGCGAACAACTCGTCTCCCGCTCTGAAGCCAAACGCATATTAAGCAGAGTGGAGCGATTCAAGCGTGTGGTATTGGACTTCGAAGGCGTGGACTCCATCGGCCAAGCCTTTGCCGACGAGGTGTTTCGGGTTTTCAAAAACGCTCACGCTGACATTGAGCTAACACACATCAATGCCAACACTGAAGTTTTAAAAATAATTCGCCGCGCAGCTTCCAACACATAG
- the lipA gene encoding lipoyl synthase produces MSDNDHYRDKLGPLKGESKTARIPIKVIPKDTPLAKPDWIRVKAATSAEVQSMKELLRSAKLHTVCEEASCPNLSECFNHGTATFMIMGGICTRRCPFCDVAHGRPDPLDANEPAHLAETIRAMNLKYVVITSVDRDDLRDGGAAHFAACIAAVCTASPKIQIEILVPDFRGRMEIALEILGQSLPDVFNHNLETVPRLYKQARPGADYQGSLQLLKEFKRRYPSIPTKSGLMLGLGETDDEIIEVLRDLRAHDCDRLTIGQYLQPSRHHLPVERYVTPQQFAELEQVAQELGFSHIASGPLVRSSYHADLQAAGNKIS; encoded by the coding sequence ATGAGCGACAACGATCACTACCGCGACAAACTGGGACCACTGAAAGGTGAGTCGAAGACTGCGCGCATCCCGATTAAAGTGATCCCTAAAGATACGCCGCTGGCAAAACCAGACTGGATCCGCGTTAAAGCCGCGACCAGCGCTGAGGTGCAGAGCATGAAGGAACTATTACGCAGCGCAAAATTACACACTGTCTGCGAAGAAGCCTCCTGTCCCAATCTGAGCGAATGTTTTAATCATGGCACGGCGACGTTCATGATCATGGGCGGTATTTGCACCCGCCGCTGTCCATTCTGCGATGTCGCCCATGGCCGCCCTGATCCGCTTGATGCCAATGAACCCGCACATCTGGCTGAAACGATACGCGCGATGAATTTGAAATATGTAGTGATCACATCGGTCGATCGCGACGATTTACGCGATGGCGGTGCCGCACATTTTGCTGCCTGCATTGCAGCCGTGTGCACCGCCTCGCCCAAGATCCAAATTGAAATCCTGGTGCCGGATTTTCGCGGACGGATGGAAATTGCGCTTGAAATACTGGGCCAGTCGTTACCCGATGTTTTCAACCATAACCTGGAAACCGTGCCACGCTTATATAAACAGGCACGCCCCGGCGCCGATTATCAAGGCTCGCTACAATTGCTCAAAGAATTCAAGCGGCGTTATCCATCGATTCCAACCAAATCTGGCTTGATGCTTGGCCTCGGCGAAACCGATGATGAAATCATTGAAGTGCTACGCGACTTGCGTGCCCATGACTGCGACCGGCTGACCATCGGACAATATCTACAACCCAGCCGCCATCACTTGCCTGTTGAGCGCTATGTCACTCCGCAACAATTTGCAGAACTGGAACAAGTCGCGCAGGAATTGGGATTCAGCCATATCGCCAGCGGACCACTGGTACGTTCGTCTTATCATGCTGACTTACAAGCGGCAGGGAACAAGATATCTTAG
- a CDS encoding SRPBCC domain-containing protein: MEPLKNRSDSRSKLLSASPSEVFAAMSDPARVARWWGPAGFTNSIHQFDFCPGGKWLLTMHGPDGKDYPNESRFTRIEADNIFEIEHLSGHHFILTIELQPKASGTEVKWRQTFDTVEHYQRIAEFVASANEQNLERLAAEVQCGKHA; this comes from the coding sequence ATGGAACCATTGAAGAACCGCTCAGACTCCAGAAGTAAGTTGCTCTCAGCTAGCCCTTCCGAGGTCTTTGCTGCGATGAGTGATCCTGCTCGCGTTGCCAGATGGTGGGGGCCAGCAGGCTTCACCAACTCGATTCACCAGTTCGACTTTTGTCCCGGCGGAAAGTGGCTTCTAACAATGCACGGGCCGGATGGTAAGGACTATCCGAATGAGAGCCGCTTCACCCGCATCGAAGCCGACAATATCTTCGAGATCGAGCACCTGTCCGGACATCACTTCATACTGACCATCGAGCTCCAACCAAAGGCTAGCGGCACCGAGGTGAAGTGGCGTCAGACCTTTGACACTGTTGAGCACTACCAGCGCATAGCCGAGTTCGTGGCCTCCGCCAACGAGCAGAACCTTGAGCGTCTTGCCGCCGAAGTTCAGTGTGGAAAACACGCGTAA
- a CDS encoding YaiI/YqxD family protein: MRIWVDADACPGVIKDILYRAAERTQVQLILVANQPLRTPPSQFIKTLQVASGFDVADDEIVSQVGAGDLVITADIPLAAAVIKRGGHALNPRGELYTEDTIKQRLAMRNLMDELRGSGIHTGGPSVLSQRDRQAFANQLDSFLIKHLKGK, translated from the coding sequence ATGCGCATTTGGGTCGATGCCGATGCCTGCCCCGGCGTGATCAAGGATATTCTGTACCGTGCTGCCGAACGGACGCAGGTGCAACTGATTCTGGTTGCCAATCAGCCCTTGCGCACGCCGCCATCACAGTTCATCAAGACTTTGCAGGTGGCATCAGGCTTTGATGTCGCGGATGACGAAATTGTGAGCCAGGTGGGCGCGGGTGATCTGGTGATCACGGCCGATATTCCGCTGGCGGCGGCAGTGATTAAAAGAGGCGGCCACGCGCTCAATCCCCGGGGTGAACTTTACACCGAGGATACGATTAAACAACGGCTGGCGATGCGTAATCTCATGGATGAGCTGCGCGGCAGCGGCATCCATACTGGCGGCCCTAGTGTGCTCAGCCAGCGCGACCGGCAGGCATTCGCCAATCAATTGGACAGCTTCTTAATCAAACATCTCAAGGGAAAATAA
- the maiA gene encoding maleylacetoacetate isomerase, whose amino-acid sequence MSELALYTYFRSSAAYRVRIALNLKGLSYEPHFIHLIKASDDQWAEYRKINPQGLIPMLIDKTADASIPQSLAILEYLEECYPTPSLLPVSPAERAFSRSLALLVCCEIHPLNNLRVLGYLKDIFHIDEAARMTWYRHWIAEGLASFEARLAARKPLGPYCCGDAPTMADACLIPQLYNAQRFDCDLTLYPILKKINANCMELEAFSKAAPENQPDHE is encoded by the coding sequence ATGTCAGAACTAGCACTCTATACGTATTTTCGCAGTTCAGCAGCCTATCGGGTGCGGATTGCACTTAATCTCAAGGGTTTAAGTTATGAGCCGCATTTTATTCATTTGATAAAAGCATCAGATGACCAATGGGCGGAGTATCGCAAAATCAATCCTCAAGGCTTGATTCCGATGCTTATTGATAAAACTGCGGATGCTTCAATTCCACAATCACTGGCGATACTCGAATATCTGGAAGAATGTTATCCAACACCATCTCTGTTACCAGTATCGCCTGCCGAACGGGCCTTTTCACGCTCGCTGGCCTTGCTTGTCTGTTGCGAAATTCATCCGCTCAATAATTTGCGGGTCTTGGGATATTTGAAAGACATATTTCATATCGACGAAGCAGCGAGAATGACTTGGTATCGGCACTGGATTGCAGAAGGGCTGGCATCGTTTGAGGCTCGCCTTGCTGCGCGCAAGCCGCTGGGACCGTATTGTTGCGGTGATGCGCCGACAATGGCGGATGCGTGTCTCATCCCGCAACTCTACAACGCGCAGCGCTTTGATTGTGACTTGACGCTATATCCGATTTTGAAAAAGATTAATGCCAATTGCATGGAGCTGGAAGCCTTTAGCAAGGCCGCCCCCGAGAATCAGCCTGATCACGAATAA